One part of the Arabidopsis thaliana chromosome 1 sequence genome encodes these proteins:
- a CDS encoding AT hook motif-containing protein (AT hook motif-containing protein; FUNCTIONS IN: DNA binding; INVOLVED IN: biological_process unknown; LOCATED IN: cellular_component unknown; EXPRESSED IN: 14 plant structures; EXPRESSED DURING: 8 growth stages; CONTAINS InterPro DOMAIN/s: A.T hook-like (InterPro:IPR020478), AT hook, DNA-binding motif (InterPro:IPR017956); Has 1118 Blast hits to 855 proteins in 246 species: Archae - 0; Bacteria - 355; Metazoa - 300; Fungi - 142; Plants - 155; Viruses - 6; Other Eukaryotes - 160 (source: NCBI BLink).): MAKTALTPPASGSEVPRSGTPGDASGNKPQTDATGVSATDTASQKRGRGRPPKAKSDSSQIGAVSAKASTKPSGRPKRNVAQAVPSTSVAAAVKKRGRAKRSTVTAAVVTTATGEGSRKRGRPKKDDVAAATVPAETVVAPAKRRGRKPTVEVAAQPVRRTRKSTSVAPVAANVGDLKKRTALLQKKVKEAAAKLKQAVTAIDEVQKLADGM, translated from the exons ATGGCGAAAACAGCTCTTACTCCTCCCGCGTCTGGTTCCGAAGTTCCAAGATCCGGTACACCTGGAGATGCGTCTGGCAACAAACCTCAAACGGATGCCACCGGCGTCTCAGCTACTGATACTGCTTCTCAGAAACGCGGTCGTGGTCGACCGCCAAAGGCTAAATCTGACTCTTCCCAAATCGGTGCCGTTTCTGCGAAGGCGAGTACTAAACCAAGTGGTCGTCCGAAAAGAAACGTAGCTCAGGCTGTTCCTTCTACGTCTGTGGCGGCGGCTGTGAAGAAACGTGGTAGGGCAAAGAGGTCGACTGTAACGGCGGCTGTGGTTACTACTGCTACTGGAGAGGGTTCTAGAAAACGAGGGAGGCCAAAGAAAGATGACGTGGCGGCTGCAACTGTTCCAGCAGAAACTGTGGTGGCTCCAGCTAAGAGACGTGGAAGGAAACCTACTGTCGAAGTAGCTGCACAGCCTGTGCGCAGGACTAGGAAG AGCACTTCAGTGGCACCGGTAGCTGCAAACGTCGGAGATCTCAAGAAAAGAACCGCACTCTTA CAAAAGAAAGTGAAGGAAGCTGCAGCTAAGTTGAAACAAGCAGTAACAGCAATTGACGAGGTCCAGAAGTTAGCGGATGGAATGTAA
- a CDS encoding AT hook motif-containing protein (AT hook motif-containing protein; FUNCTIONS IN: DNA binding; INVOLVED IN: biological_process unknown; LOCATED IN: cellular_component unknown; EXPRESSED IN: 14 plant structures; EXPRESSED DURING: 8 growth stages; CONTAINS InterPro DOMAIN/s: A.T hook-like (InterPro:IPR020478), AT hook, DNA-binding motif (InterPro:IPR017956); Has 35333 Blast hits to 34131 proteins in 2444 species: Archae - 798; Bacteria - 22429; Metazoa - 974; Fungi - 991; Plants - 531; Viruses - 0; Other Eukaryotes - 9610 (source: NCBI BLink).) — MAKTALTPPASGSEVPRSGTPGDASGNKPQTDATGVSATDTASQKRGRGRPPKAKSDSSQIGAVSAKASTKPSGRPKRNVAQAVPSTSVAAAVKKRGRAKRSTVTAAVVTTATGEGSRKRGRPKKDDVAAATVPAETVVAPAKRRGRKPTVEVAAQPVRRTRKSTSVAPVAANVGDLKKRTALLVSELSPLSFYNGFS, encoded by the exons ATGGCGAAAACAGCTCTTACTCCTCCCGCGTCTGGTTCCGAAGTTCCAAGATCCGGTACACCTGGAGATGCGTCTGGCAACAAACCTCAAACGGATGCCACCGGCGTCTCAGCTACTGATACTGCTTCTCAGAAACGCGGTCGTGGTCGACCGCCAAAGGCTAAATCTGACTCTTCCCAAATCGGTGCCGTTTCTGCGAAGGCGAGTACTAAACCAAGTGGTCGTCCGAAAAGAAACGTAGCTCAGGCTGTTCCTTCTACGTCTGTGGCGGCGGCTGTGAAGAAACGTGGTAGGGCAAAGAGGTCGACTGTAACGGCGGCTGTGGTTACTACTGCTACTGGAGAGGGTTCTAGAAAACGAGGGAGGCCAAAGAAAGATGACGTGGCGGCTGCAACTGTTCCAGCAGAAACTGTGGTGGCTCCAGCTAAGAGACGTGGAAGGAAACCTACTGTCGAAGTAGCTGCACAGCCTGTGCGCAGGACTAGGAAG AGCACTTCAGTGGCACCGGTAGCTGCAAACGTCGGAGATCTCAAGAAAAGAACCGCACTCTTAGTAAGTGAACTATCCCCACTTAGCTTCTATAATGGTTTTTCGTAA
- the HON5 gene encoding high mobility group A5 (high mobility group A5 (HON5); FUNCTIONS IN: DNA binding; INVOLVED IN: DNA mediated transformation, nucleosome assembly; LOCATED IN: nucleolus, nucleus, chloroplast, nucleosome; EXPRESSED IN: 23 plant structures; EXPRESSED DURING: 13 growth stages; CONTAINS InterPro DOMAIN/s: Winged helix-turn-helix transcription repressor DNA-binding (InterPro:IPR011991), A.T hook-like (InterPro:IPR020478), AT hook, DNA-binding motif (InterPro:IPR017956), Histone H1/H5 (InterPro:IPR005818); BEST Arabidopsis thaliana protein match is: winged-helix DNA-binding transcription factor family protein (TAIR:AT3G18035.1); Has 6279 Blast hits to 5122 proteins in 583 species: Archae - 2; Bacteria - 683; Metazoa - 2480; Fungi - 1082; Plants - 1303; Viruses - 190; Other Eukaryotes - 539 (source: NCBI BLink).): MDPSLSATNDPHHPPPPQFTSFPPFTNTNPFASPNHPFFTGPTAVAPPNNIHLYQAAPPQQPQTSPVPPHPSISHPPYSDMICTAIAALNEPDGSSKQAISRYIERIYTGIPTAHGALLTHHLKTLKTSGILVMVKKSYKLASTPPPPPPTSVAPSLEPPRSDFIVNENQPLPDPVLASSTPQTIKRGRGRPPKAKPDVVQPQPLTNGKLTWEQSELPVSRPEEIQIQPPQLPLQPQQPVKRPPGRPRKDGTSPTVKPAASVSGGVETVKRRGRPPSGRAAGRERKPIVVSAPASVFPYVANGGVRRRGRPKRVDAGGASSVAPPPPPPTNVESGGEEVAVKKRGRGRPPKIGGVIRKPMKPMRSFARTGKPVGRPRKNAVSVGASGRQDGDYGELKKKFELFQARAKDIVIVLKSEIGGSGNQAVVQAIQDLEGIAETTNEPKHMEEVQLPDEEHLETEPEAEGQGQTEAEAMQEALF; encoded by the exons ATGGATCCTTCTCTCTCTGCAACCAATGATCctcatcatcctcctcctcctcagtTCACATCTTTCCCTCCTTTCACCAACACCAACCCCTTCGCCTCTCCAAACCACCCCTTCTTCACCGGACCCACCGCCGTCGCGCCGCCAAACAACATCCATCTCTATCAAGCAGCTCCTCCGCAGCAGCCACAAACATCTCCAGTTCCTCCTCATCCATCTATTTCCCACCCTCCTTACTCTGAC ATGATTTGCACGGCGATTGCAGCGTTAAACGAACCAGATGGGTCAAGCAAGCAAGCTATTTCGAGGTACATAGAGAGAATTTACACTGGGATTCCTACTGCTCATGGAGCTTTGTTGACACACCATCTCAAGACTTTGAAGACCAGTGGGATTCTTGTCATGGTTAAGAAATCTTACAAGCTTGCTTctactcctcctcctcctcctcctactAGTGTAGCTCCTAGTCTTGAACCTCCCAGATCTGATTTCATAGTCAACGAGAACCAACCTTTACCTGATCCGGTTTTGGCTTCTTCTACTCCTCAGACTATTAAACGTGGTCGTGGTCGACCTCCAAAAGCTAAACCAGATGTTGTTCAACCTCAACCTCTGACTAATGGAAAACTCACCTGGGAACAGAGTGAATTACCTGTCTCTCGACCAGAGGAGATACAGATACAGCCGCCACAGTTACCGTTACAGCCACAGCAGCCGGTTAAGAGACCGCCGGGTCGTCCTAGAAAAGATGGAACTTCGCCGACGGTGAAGCCAGCTGCTTCTGTTTCCGGTGGTGTGGAGACTGTGAAACGAAGAGGTAGACCTCCGAGTGGAAGAGCTGCTGGGAGGGAGAGAAAGCCTATAGTAGTCTCAGCTCCAGCTTCAGTGTTCCCGTATGTTGCTAATGGTGGTGTTAGACGCCGAGGGAGACCAAAGAGAGTTGACGCTGGTGGTGCTTCCTCTGTtgctccaccaccaccaccaccaactaACGTAGAGAGTGGAGGAGAGGAGGTTGCAGTCAAGAAACGAGGAAGAGGACGGCCTCCTAAGATTGGAGGTGTTATCAGGAAGCCTATGAAGCCGATGAGAAGCTTTGCTCGTACTGGAAAACCCGTAGGAAGACCCAGAAAG AATGCGGTGTCAGTGGGAGCTTCTGGACGACAAGATGGTGACTATGGagaactgaagaagaagtttgagtTGTTT CAAGCGAGAGCTAAGGATATTGTAATTGTGTTGAAATCCGAGATAGGAGGAAGTGGAAATCAAGCAGTGGTTCAAGCCATACAGGACCTGGAAGGGATAGCAGAGACAACAAACGAGCCAAAGCACATGGAAGAAGTGCAGCTGCCAGACGAGGAACACCTTGAAACCGAACCAGAAGCAGAGGGTCAAGGACAGACAGAAGCAGAGGCAATGCAAGAAGCTCTGTTCTAA
- the RACK1B_AT gene encoding receptor for activated C kinase 1B (receptor for activated C kinase 1B (RACK1B_AT); FUNCTIONS IN: nucleotide binding; INVOLVED IN: shoot development, root development; LOCATED IN: cytosolic ribosome; EXPRESSED IN: 23 plant structures; EXPRESSED DURING: 14 growth stages; CONTAINS InterPro DOMAIN/s: WD40 repeat 2 (InterPro:IPR019782), WD40 repeat, conserved site (InterPro:IPR019775), WD40 repeat (InterPro:IPR001680), G-protein beta WD-40 repeat, region (InterPro:IPR020472), WD40 repeat-like-containing domain (InterPro:IPR011046), WD40-repeat-containing domain (InterPro:IPR017986), WD40/YVTN repeat-like-containing domain (InterPro:IPR015943), WD40 repeat, subgroup (InterPro:IPR019781); BEST Arabidopsis thaliana protein match is: receptor for activated C kinase 1C (TAIR:AT3G18130.1); Has 89864 Blast hits to 37441 proteins in 950 species: Archae - 80; Bacteria - 10219; Metazoa - 35696; Fungi - 20361; Plants - 11462; Viruses - 9; Other Eukaryotes - 12037 (source: NCBI BLink).), translating to MAEGLVLKGTMCAHTDMVTAIATPVDNSDVIVTSSRDKSIILWKLTKEDKSYGVAQRRMTGHSHFVQDVVLSSDGQFALSGSWDGELRLWDLATGESTRRFVGHTKDVLSVAFSTDNRQIVSASRDRTIKLWNTLGECKYTISEADGHKEWVSCVRFSPNTLVPTIVSASWDKTVKVWNLQNCKLRNTLAGHSGYLNTVAVSPDGSLCASGGKDGVILLWDLAEGKKLYSLEAGSIIHSLCFSPNRYWLCAATENSIRIWDLESKSVVEDLKVDLKAEAEKTDGSTGIGNKTKVIYCTSLNWSADGNTLFSGYTDGVIRVWGIGRY from the exons ATGGCTGAAGGACTCGTGTTGAAAGGCACAATGTGTGCCCACACTGATATGGTCACCGCCATTGCTACACCGGTCGATAACTCCGACGTGATTGTAACTTCGTCGCGTGACAAATCAATCATCCTCTGGAAACTCACAAAGGAAGACAAGTCATACGGTGTTGCTCAGCGGAGGATGACTGGTCACTCTCACTTCGTTCAAGACGTTGTTCTCTCCTCCGATGGACAATTCGCTCTCTCCGGATCTTGGGACGGTGAGCTTCGTCTCTGGGATCTCGCTACCGGAGAATCTACTCGTCGTTTCGTTGGTCACACGAAAGATGTTCTCTCTGTTGCTTTCTCTACCGATAACCGTCAGATCGTCTCTGCTTCTCGTGATCGTACGATTAAGCTTTGGAACACGCTTGGTGAGTGTAAGTATACCATCTCTGAAGCTGATGGTCACAAGGAATGGGTTAGTTGTGTTAGGTTTAGTCCTAATACTCTTGTGCCAACTATTGTATCTGCTTCTTGGGATAAAACTGTGAAGGTCTGGAATCTTCAGAATTGTAAGCTTAGGAACACTCTTGCTGGTCACTCTGGTTACTTGAACACTGTGGCTGTGTCACCTGATGGTTCGTTGTGTGCCAGTGGTGGCAAAGATGGTGTGATCTTGCTTTGGGATTTGGCTGAAGGGAAGAAGTTGTATTCTCTTGAAGCTGGCTCTATTATTCATTCACTTTGCTTCAGTCCCAATAGGTACTGGTTGTGTGCAGCAACAGAGAATAGCATTAGGATTTGGGATCTCGAGAGTAAGTCTGTTGTTGAGGATTTGAAGGTTGATCTTAAGGCTGAGGCTGAAAAGACTGATGGTTCTACTGGAATCGGAAACAAGACCAAG GTGATCTACTGCACAAGCTTGAACTGGAGTGCAGATGGAAACACTTTGTTCAGTGGATACACTGATGGAGTTATCAGGGTTTGGGGTATTGGTCGTTACTAG